One genomic segment of Hordeum vulgare subsp. vulgare chromosome 2H, MorexV3_pseudomolecules_assembly, whole genome shotgun sequence includes these proteins:
- the LOC123430435 gene encoding uncharacterized protein LOC123430435, whose translation MASSSGVGGGGADGGVGDGPTTLDELYHINVVPAELHFKFRKELQGLRVGVNFEFYNPEVNDFEAKVVLKPLDFDRKWQFQYKPISGHIQLLSKKFSVTKYPNL comes from the exons ATGGCCTCGAGCTCGGGTgtcggcggcggaggggcggATGGGGGCGTTGGGGATGGACCGACGACGCTGGATGAGCTGTACCACATCAACGTCGTGCCGGCCGAGCTGCACTTCAAGTTCCGCAAGGAGCTACAGGGCCTCCGCGTCGGCGTCAACTTCGAG TTCTACAATCCAGAGGTGAATGATTTTGAGGCAAAGGTAGTTCTGAAGCCCCTGGACTTCGACCGGAAGTGGCAGTTCCAGTACAAGCCCATCAGCGGTCACATACAGCTGCTTTCCAAGAAGTTTTCAGTTACAAAGTACCCGAACCTTTAG